The genomic DNA TGGGATGAACAAGTTCATCAGTGGAATTGTCAGCGGCAGGGCCATCAACACACCCGCGACCCAAATCTCAGGCAGATGTTTGCGACGCATTTGCCGCGCGCCGATGCGGCCTTCGTGGCGGGTGGCGGCGAGGGTGAAATATTCGCGGCCCAACAGGAACCCGTTGAGGGCATAAAAGATCGGCAAGGCAAGAAATGGCAACATGACATAGGCGATGAACGCCAAAAGATTTGCCCCGACCAGCACGCCAAAGAATATCATGGTGTCGCGCAGTGCTTGCATGAACGCCACCTTAGGGGCGGGGGGCAGATGCGGGAAATGTTTGGCTTCGACAGCGTCCGCCACGTCTTCGAGGAAGAACGACGTGATGGCGGATGCGGCAGGGATCATCAGGAAGATCGACATCAAGATGATGACGCCAAGCCCGCCCCAGCCGAGCAGATTGCCGATCCATGTGACTTCCCCAATAATCGGCAGCGTGATGGGGCCTGCAGCAAACACGTCAATAAGTGCCAAAAAGCCTGCGTAGATTGCCACCAGCAGGGCCACCGTTAGACCAAGGCCAAGAAAAAGCACGCGGCGGAATGCGCGGTCGTTGATTTGGCCAAGCGCCTTAGCGAAATCCGAAAATATCATGCGTCAAGCCACGTTACCTTCTGCGCCAGATCGGGACGCGGGCGTTCGGGTGGTGCGTTGGTTTCAGTGCCGATATGGATCAGCCCCGCGATGCGTTCATCGGGCGCAAGGCCGAGCCCGTCTTCGCAAAACACACGGTCATGGGATGCCCAGCCGGACAGCCAATTGCCCCCCCAACCCGCCGCAAGGGTCGCGTTGAGCAAGGATAGACAGACAGCCCCCGCCGAATAGGTCTGTTCAACCTTTGGCACCTTTTCAGACGCCACGGGGCTGTCGACCACCACAATCGCAAGGTCCGCGTCGCGATATTGTGAGATCGATTTTTCCAGCTTGTCTGGCGCGATATTCAACGCGGCTGCCCGGTCCGGGATCATGCCCGCCAACCGCGCCAACGCAGGCTTGCCCAGCACGATAAACCGCCAAGGTTCCAGTTTGCCATGATCTGGCGTGCGCGCGGCGGCGCTCAACAGCATATCCAGCGTCGCGCGGTCCGGCACGGGTGCGCGCAGCGTCTTGGCGGGGCGCGACCGGCGGGTCAGCAGAAAATCGAGGGCGGCTTGGTTTGGTACGGGCATTGGGCATCCTTGATCAGGTTGCAAACAGATAGTCCCTCGGCGCGCGCTCTGCTAGGTCATGGGGGAACATACAGTTGAACATCAAAGGAAAAAACAATGATCGAACGCATTGAAACGGGCGAACGCTCCTCAAAAATCGTCAAACACAACGGCGTGGCGTATTTGACGGGCCAAGTGGCCGAAGGCAACACAATAGAAATTCAGGTGCAGACCTGTCTGGACAAGATCGACGCGCTGCTGATCAAGGCCGGATCATCGCGCGAAAAGATGCTGCGGGTCACGGTTTGGCTGGCAGATATGGATGACTTTGCAGGGTTGAACGCGGTCTGGAATGCATGGGTTCCGTCCGGTCACGCCCCGGCGCGCGCTTGTGTGAATGCCAAACTGGCGCGAGCTGAACTGAAGGTCGAATTTATGGTCGATGCGGCATACGAATAGGGTGATTGCGCGGTGAATAGGTGGTGTGCCGTGCTGCGCTAGAACACCCGCAGGCCGAGTTGAGCGAGCAATTCGGCCGCCTGTCGTTTAGAGATGAGAGCGCCTTTGAAGCGGCGCGCATCATGCAATCTAACACCGCTGAGATCAGCACCGCGCAGATCGGCGTTTTCAAACATGCAGTTTTCCAGATTTGCGTCGCGGAGGGAGCAGTCGTCAAATATAGAATCGCGAAAGTCACATGACCGCAGGTCCGCCTCGCTGAAATTAACGCGCCTCAGGGTCATCTTGCGAAACGAAAGCTTCGGGAGAATTGCGAAGACCAATAGAACGTCCTGCAAAACCAGGTTGGCGGTTTTCGCGTCTGTCAGGTCAGCACCTGTCATCTTGCAATGGCGTATCGTGATGTCCGCCAGCAGGGCGTTGCGAAAATCTGTGTTGCTGAAATCCCCACCGTCAATCGTGCTCTCTTGCAAGGCCGCGCCCAAAAAGCGCGCGTCCGCAGCGCGGCAGCTCTTGAAACTTGTGCCATCCAGCTGTGAGCCATTGAAAGACGTGCGTTTGCAACCGCAGTGATCAAAACACCAACCGGTGAAGTCTAGATCCGATAAATCCAACCCGTCTAGATCGCAGTTTGTAAGGGTGGTTGGCTGCTGCGTATCGCACATGCGTTCAATATCCGCGCGCGACGGTTTCAAATCATCGAAGGCG from Octadecabacter antarcticus 307 includes the following:
- a CDS encoding pentapeptide repeat-containing protein produces the protein MTSQTHAFDDLKPSRADIERMCDTQQPTTLTNCDLDGLDLSDLDFTGWCFDHCGCKRTSFNGSQLDGTSFKSCRAADARFLGAALQESTIDGGDFSNTDFRNALLADITIRHCKMTGADLTDAKTANLVLQDVLLVFAILPKLSFRKMTLRRVNFSEADLRSCDFRDSIFDDCSLRDANLENCMFENADLRGADLSGVRLHDARRFKGALISKRQAAELLAQLGLRVF
- a CDS encoding nitroreductase family protein, whose translation is MPVPNQAALDFLLTRRSRPAKTLRAPVPDRATLDMLLSAAARTPDHGKLEPWRFIVLGKPALARLAGMIPDRAAALNIAPDKLEKSISQYRDADLAIVVVDSPVASEKVPKVEQTYSAGAVCLSLLNATLAAGWGGNWLSGWASHDRVFCEDGLGLAPDERIAGLIHIGTETNAPPERPRPDLAQKVTWLDA
- a CDS encoding EI24 domain-containing protein: MIFSDFAKALGQINDRAFRRVLFLGLGLTVALLVAIYAGFLALIDVFAAGPITLPIIGEVTWIGNLLGWGGLGVIILMSIFLMIPAASAITSFFLEDVADAVEAKHFPHLPPAPKVAFMQALRDTMIFFGVLVGANLLAFIAYVMLPFLALPIFYALNGFLLGREYFTLAATRHEGRIGARQMRRKHLPEIWVAGVLMALPLTIPLMNLFIPILGAATFTHLYHRLARQTD
- a CDS encoding RidA family protein — translated: MIERIETGERSSKIVKHNGVAYLTGQVAEGNTIEIQVQTCLDKIDALLIKAGSSREKMLRVTVWLADMDDFAGLNAVWNAWVPSGHAPARACVNAKLARAELKVEFMVDAAYE